From a single Sander vitreus isolate 19-12246 chromosome 4, sanVit1, whole genome shotgun sequence genomic region:
- the c1qa gene encoding complement C1q subcomponent subunit A has translation MGGYYGLAVLVGVSLLLTTGQCDVSCSGLDGRPGEKGPPGRDGYPGAKGEKGEPAVMVDGPVDAGVLLRLKGEMGNRGSQGPMGPKGYRGALGAAGYPGVAGRPGPDGKSIGHGGQRSPQQAHSAFSVIRTDNSYPPVGQVVTFQSTVVNTPEDFNAATGRFTCRVSGVYYFTFHSVAKVSMCLYIASDALENKLGFCDYNRNIEEVLSGGVVLQLTARQKVWLESFRDQQSPSEVRDNNEKQIIFSGFLLFANTE, from the exons ATGGGAGGTTATTATGGGCTGGCGGTTCTGGTGGGCGTGTCCTTGCTTCTGACGACCGGCCAATGTGACGTGAGCTGTAGCGGGTTGGACGGCCGGCCGGGAGAGAAAGGACCTCCAGGCAGAGATGGATATCCTGGAgcaaagggagagaaaggagagccaG CTGTGATGGTTGACGGTCCGGTGGATGCAGGCGTCTTGCTGAGGCTGAAGGGGGAGATGGGGAATCGCGGCTCGCAAGGACCGATGGGTCCCAAAGGTTACCGTGGAGCTCTGGGAGCGGCGGGCTATCCTGGAGTGGCTGGTCGCCCCGGCCCCGATGGGAAGAGCATCGGCCACG gagGACAGCGCTCCCCTCAGCAGGCCCATTCAGCCTTCTCAGTGATAAGGACTGATAACAGTTATCCTCCCGTTGGCCAG gtggtAACCTTCCAGAGTACTGTGGTCAACACACCTGAGGACTTCAACGCAGCCACAGGTCGCTTCACCTGCAGAGTATCTGGGGTTTATTACTTCACCTTCCACTCTGTTGCCAAG gtCAGCATGTGTCTCTATATAGCCAGTGACGCTCTGGAGAACAAGTTGGGATTCTGTGATTACAACAGGAACATTGAAGAG GTGCTGTCGGGCGGCGTGGTCTTACAGCTGACAGCCAGACAGAAGGTTTGGCTTGAGTCCTTTAGGGACCAGCAGAGTCCATCTGAAGTGAGAGACAACAATGAAAAACAGATCATCTTCAGCGGCTTCCTGCTCTTCGCAAATACAGAATGA